From Alcaligenes faecalis, the proteins below share one genomic window:
- a CDS encoding multidrug efflux RND transporter permease subunit: MSMSRIFILRPVATTLAMVALLVSGLLAYRMLPVAALPQVDYPTIQVVTLYPGASPDVVAALITSPLERRFGSMSGLSQMISSSSGGASRITLQFDLGLPLDVAEQEVQAAINAASNMLPNDLPAPPIYNKVNPADTPVISLAVTSPNMPLHEVRDLIDVRVAQKLSQVTGVGLVSIAGGQEPAMRIQADPNALAVRNLTLSHLRQAVVAANVNQPKGNLDGPQRSTSISANEQLKTVQDYENLIVSYKDGAAVRLGELAKVVRDAQDVRQAAWMGTVPAILLNIQRQPGANVIDVVDQIQSLLPEIRRSLPVGVDVEVATDRTQTIRDSVDHVQKEMMLAIVLVVLVTFVFLRTWTATLIPSVVVPISLIATFAIMLMWGFSINNLTLMALTVATGFVVDDAIVMIENIARYIEKGETALQAALKGAAQIGFTLLSLTISLIAVLIPLLFMSDVIGRLFREFAITLAVAILLSLFISLTLTPMMCARMLKPEDERQYGRFTTWLGNQMDRIIAAYDRGLIVVLRHQTLTLWVAVGTVILTGLLYVIVPKGFFPQQDTGLIQAITQGPQTASFRAMGNLQQQAVAIVLEDPDVEAVTSFIGVDGTNATLNNGRLQIALKPIGSGRAGANEIMSRLDERLKDIPGLSVYQQSIQELTVDDQISRNVYQMALSDPETEVLTTWMPRWLDAVNALPQIKDASMSLQNDGLQVLLDIDRDAAARVGVTKANIDDALYDAFGQRLISTIYTQSAQYRVVLEVKDQYRQGPQDLENIHVMTAAGTPVPITSLARIQLVPTTLSVERLGQFPSVNVSFDLAEGYSLSDAIEAIETVPDQIGMPSSVDTRYLGAAKAFHASLSSTLWLMLAAVLTMYIVLGVLYESYIHPVTILSTLPSAAIGALLALLLAGRDLDMVGVIGIILLIGIVKKNAIMMIDFALEAQREQGVSPQEAIHQAALLRFRPILMTTLAALFSAIPLMLATGSGAELRQPLGLVMVGGLLASQVLTLFTTPVIYLFFDRFTRRGAKSVREST; encoded by the coding sequence GTGAGCATGTCGCGTATCTTTATCCTGCGCCCGGTGGCTACCACCTTGGCGATGGTGGCCTTGCTGGTGTCTGGCTTGCTGGCCTATCGCATGCTGCCTGTGGCTGCTTTGCCGCAGGTGGATTACCCCACGATTCAGGTGGTTACGCTCTATCCGGGTGCCAGCCCGGATGTGGTCGCGGCCTTGATTACTTCACCGCTGGAGCGGCGCTTTGGCAGCATGTCCGGCCTGTCGCAGATGATCTCGTCCAGCTCGGGCGGGGCATCGCGCATTACCTTGCAGTTTGATCTGGGCTTGCCTTTGGATGTGGCCGAGCAAGAGGTGCAGGCGGCGATCAATGCCGCCTCCAATATGCTGCCCAATGATTTGCCCGCTCCACCTATCTACAACAAGGTCAATCCGGCCGATACCCCGGTGATCTCCCTGGCGGTGACCTCCCCCAATATGCCCTTGCACGAGGTACGTGACCTGATTGATGTGCGGGTGGCACAAAAGCTCTCGCAGGTGACGGGTGTGGGCCTGGTCAGTATTGCGGGTGGCCAGGAGCCGGCCATGCGTATTCAGGCCGACCCCAATGCTCTGGCGGTACGCAATCTAACCTTGAGCCATCTGCGCCAGGCCGTGGTCGCGGCGAACGTAAACCAGCCTAAAGGGAATCTGGACGGGCCACAGCGCTCCACCAGTATCAGCGCCAACGAGCAGCTCAAAACAGTACAGGATTACGAAAACCTGATCGTCAGCTATAAGGACGGTGCCGCCGTGCGTCTGGGCGAACTGGCCAAGGTGGTACGGGATGCACAGGATGTGCGTCAGGCCGCCTGGATGGGCACCGTGCCCGCGATCTTGCTGAATATTCAGCGCCAGCCTGGGGCCAACGTTATTGATGTGGTGGACCAGATTCAAAGTTTGCTGCCGGAAATACGCCGTTCCTTGCCGGTAGGCGTGGATGTGGAAGTGGCCACGGACCGTACCCAGACCATTCGGGATTCGGTTGACCATGTGCAAAAGGAAATGATGCTGGCCATTGTGCTGGTGGTGCTGGTGACGTTTGTGTTCCTGCGCACCTGGACAGCTACGCTGATTCCCAGTGTTGTTGTGCCCATTTCCCTGATCGCCACCTTTGCCATCATGCTGATGTGGGGCTTCAGTATCAATAACCTGACCCTGATGGCCCTGACGGTCGCCACCGGCTTTGTGGTTGATGATGCGATCGTGATGATCGAGAACATTGCCCGCTATATCGAAAAGGGCGAAACCGCCTTGCAGGCGGCCTTGAAGGGGGCGGCGCAGATTGGCTTCACGCTGCTGTCCCTGACGATCTCCCTGATCGCCGTGCTGATTCCGCTGCTGTTCATGAGCGATGTCATTGGACGTCTGTTCCGTGAGTTTGCCATTACCCTGGCCGTGGCAATCCTGCTTTCTCTGTTCATTTCGCTCACGCTCACGCCCATGATGTGCGCGCGCATGCTCAAGCCCGAGGACGAGCGCCAGTATGGCCGCTTCACCACTTGGTTGGGCAATCAGATGGATCGCATCATTGCGGCCTACGATCGTGGTCTGATTGTGGTCCTGCGTCATCAGACCTTGACCCTTTGGGTTGCCGTAGGCACCGTGATCCTGACGGGCCTGCTGTACGTGATTGTCCCCAAAGGCTTCTTTCCCCAGCAAGATACCGGCCTGATTCAGGCGATTACCCAAGGGCCACAAACCGCGTCGTTCCGCGCAATGGGTAATTTGCAGCAGCAAGCCGTGGCGATTGTGCTGGAAGACCCGGATGTGGAGGCCGTCACCTCCTTTATCGGGGTAGATGGTACCAATGCCACGCTGAATAATGGCCGCCTGCAAATTGCCTTGAAGCCCATCGGCTCGGGCAGGGCTGGTGCAAATGAAATCATGAGCAGGCTGGATGAACGTCTGAAAGACATCCCCGGCCTGTCGGTGTACCAGCAGTCCATCCAGGAGCTGACGGTCGACGATCAGATCAGCCGCAATGTGTACCAGATGGCCTTGTCGGATCCGGAAACCGAGGTGCTGACCACCTGGATGCCGCGCTGGCTGGATGCCGTCAATGCCTTGCCGCAGATTAAAGATGCGTCCATGAGCCTGCAAAACGATGGCTTGCAAGTGCTGCTGGATATAGACCGGGATGCGGCGGCTCGTGTGGGCGTGACCAAAGCCAATATTGATGATGCACTGTACGACGCCTTCGGACAGCGCTTGATCTCCACAATCTACACGCAGTCTGCCCAATACCGCGTCGTGCTGGAGGTCAAGGATCAATACCGTCAAGGTCCGCAGGATCTAGAAAATATTCATGTGATGACGGCAGCAGGCACACCCGTGCCAATTACGTCCCTGGCGCGTATTCAGCTGGTGCCAACCACGCTATCGGTGGAGCGTTTGGGGCAGTTCCCGTCCGTGAATGTGTCCTTTGACCTGGCTGAGGGCTATTCCTTGTCCGACGCGATCGAAGCCATTGAAACGGTGCCTGATCAGATCGGCATGCCGTCCTCGGTCGATACCCGCTATTTGGGCGCGGCCAAGGCCTTCCATGCTTCTTTGTCCAGCACACTGTGGTTGATGTTGGCCGCCGTGCTGACCATGTACATCGTGCTGGGTGTTTTGTACGAGAGCTACATCCACCCTGTGACCATTCTGTCGACCTTGCCCTCTGCCGCCATTGGGGCGCTGCTGGCCCTGCTATTGGCCGGACGGGACCTGGATATGGTGGGGGTAATCGGGATCATCCTGCTGATTGGTATCGTGAAAAAGAACGCCATCATGATGATCGACTTTGCGCTGGAGGCGCAGCGCGAGCAGGGCGTAAGCCCCCAGGAAGCCATTCATCAGGCTGCCTTGCTGCGCTTCCGTCCTATCCTGATGACGACCCTGGCGGCTTTGTTCAGTGCGATTCCACTGATGCTGGCGACGGGTTCGGGAGCAGAGCTGCGTCAACCTTTGGGTCTGGTCATGGTTGGCGGGCTGCTGGCCAGTCAGGTACTGACCTTGTTCACGACTCCCGTGATCTATCTGTTTTTTGACCGCTTTACCCGTCGTGGTGCCAAGTCGGTACGCGAGTCGACATGA